The Phaeodactylum tricornutum CCAP 1055/1 chromosome 2, whole genome shotgun sequence DNA window TGGATCGGGGGAATCCTTCTTGTGGAGATTAAAGGCGTCTCGTGCTGTGCCTGATTCCACCACTCGAAATTATGACAATGACAACGAAATGGAGGTGTATCCGTACACAAGAAGTGACGAAATGATTCAATACTGCACGGAAAAAACAGTGGCTGTAGGGGGAGGGGAATTTAGTGAAGATCACACAAGCCCATACGCAGTCGAGCCAAAAGGGATCGGTTTTATGATCGACGGAGATTTAATGGGCGGCGAAACCAGCGCTTGTGCCACTTTTAACAATCCGAGCCTCGGCGATCGTAAGTCACGTAGCAACGAATTCGAAGTAGTCCATCTTGAAGTTTGGACGGTCACTCCCTGTGCATCAGTCGAAGAGGCCGAAAGGCTCGAGCTGCACCGTCTGTTCGTCGAAGAGCAGACAAATTATAGATAGTTCTTCCTCTATGGTTATTTCATTCGGTCTGAATTAGTTTAGTTCACTGACGGGAAACGTTGGCGCTTTTTTGTCAAAGACTCGTTCGTAAGCAAGGCGCTTCGGCGTATCCACAAAGGGATCTTCCTTTCTGGCTCTAATCAGATCATCCAAACCTATACGCACTGCGGACTGCGTTTCTCGGTATACTCGATCGCAATCTTGTTTATTTTTGTAGTCAAGATCGTTTGTTTGGATAGGCCTGCCGAATAATAAGTAGTTTCGAGCAGGAAGTGATGGCACACCTATTGGGGGAAGCAGCACTTCGTCTTCCTTTTTCGTGTCGTACCGTGCCGCTGTCACATTACGGGAGAGAGCTTTCGCCCTTTCACCAATAAACGGGAGTTTGAATATATCCTCCGATTCCACCAACACATTGACACTATCTACCATTCCAATAGCGCTAAAAGGAATTATGGTAGCATTGAATCGCGCTGCCGTACGTACAAAATCGGTCTTTTCCGGCCAGAAAAGAGGGTAGTCTCTTCGTCCCGACTGTGCCTCTGCTGCTCCACCGGGAAACAGTAACGCACTTTGCCCTGTTTGCATCAGTCGATAATAGTTTCGGGGCGTTACTGGCAGCGCTCCAAATGATTGAAAGTCAGCATTTGCGAAAGCAAACCTGTTGTCAACACTCCGGATGATGCCTGGTGTACGGCCTGCAAGTTCAGTCACATTATTcatcaaaaacaaaagtGGATGAGCCAATCCTCGAGCGACAATTCCTCTCTCTTCATAGAGTTGGGCAAATATAAAGCGGAGATCTGCAGCACCTGGAGATACGATGAAGATGAGAGGAAAAGCGAGCACTACATATATACGGCATTTGGACCACGTACCAAGCTGATGGTTcccgacgaaaagaagggGCCCGTCTAC harbors:
- a CDS encoding predicted protein, encoding GVLTPALMESLRGFFPYGVAEENFWLKFSMERDGAHLPTLLSKVRTSKHTIFGVETKSGHVFGAFCSSHWRVRPSWFGSGESFLWRLKASRAVPDSTTRNYDNDNEMEVYPYTRSDEMIQYCTEKTVAVGGGEFRIGFMIDGDLMGGETSACATFNNPSLGDRKSRSNEFEVVHLEVWTV